From Bacillus sp. Bos-x628, the proteins below share one genomic window:
- a CDS encoding arsenate reductase family protein, whose protein sequence is MALDFYEYPSCGTCRKAKKWLEDHNKEINSIHIVEETPDKETLRALYQKSGLELKKFFNTSGQKYRELQLKDQLPAMSEDDQLELLASNGMLIKRPITTDGHRVTVGFNEDTFKSVWK, encoded by the coding sequence ATGGCTTTAGATTTTTATGAATATCCATCTTGCGGCACATGCCGAAAAGCAAAAAAGTGGCTTGAAGATCACAACAAAGAAATCAATAGCATACATATCGTCGAAGAGACGCCGGATAAAGAAACACTCAGAGCTCTTTATCAAAAAAGCGGTTTGGAGCTAAAGAAATTCTTTAATACAAGCGGACAGAAATACCGAGAGCTGCAGCTTAAGGATCAACTTCCTGCAATGTCAGAGGACGATCAGCTTGAATTGCTTGCATCAAATGGTATGCTGATTAAGCGTCCAATTACAACAGACGGTCATAGAGTGACAGTTGGATTTAATGAAGATACATTTAAAAGCGTCTGGAAATGA
- the gcvH gene encoding glycine cleavage system protein GcvH: MSIPKDLRYSEEHEWVKVEGDKVRIGITDFAQSELGDIVFVELPEVGDKLTADEPFGSVESVKTVSELYAPINGTIVEVNNELDDSPEFVNESPYEKAWMIVVEPADASEIENLMTAEQYEEMTKED; the protein is encoded by the coding sequence ATGAGCATACCAAAAGATTTACGTTATTCCGAAGAGCATGAATGGGTCAAAGTAGAAGGAGATAAGGTGCGTATCGGTATTACGGATTTTGCTCAATCCGAGCTAGGCGATATCGTTTTCGTTGAGCTTCCTGAAGTAGGAGACAAATTGACAGCGGATGAGCCTTTCGGAAGTGTAGAATCTGTCAAAACAGTTTCTGAACTTTACGCACCAATTAACGGCACAATCGTTGAAGTAAACAATGAGCTAGATGACAGCCCAGAATTCGTGAACGAATCTCCATACGAGAAAGCATGGATGATCGTTGTAGAACCAGCGGATGCCTCTGAAATCGAGAACTTAATGACTGCTGAGCAATATGAGGAAATGACAAAAGAAGACTAA
- a CDS encoding YusG family protein, with amino-acid sequence MSFQKEQVDITKHVTGRFKEDGMVLYHQNEEIGKMISENQYELKPGYSYDQNRFYRLSDTLTHGTEKYVDCDDENGWC; translated from the coding sequence TTGTCTTTTCAAAAAGAACAGGTGGATATAACAAAACATGTAACTGGTCGATTCAAAGAAGATGGCATGGTGCTTTATCATCAAAATGAAGAGATTGGAAAGATGATTAGTGAAAATCAATATGAGTTGAAACCTGGCTATTCCTATGATCAGAATCGGTTTTATCGCTTGTCTGATACATTAACACACGGGACGGAAAAATACGTTGACTGTGATGATGAAAATGGCTGGTGCTAA
- a CDS encoding toprim domain-containing protein produces the protein MMKHENVEKVIIVEGKSDKQKLKEVISEPVTIICTNGTISTSKLDQLVDDLLGKDVYILADSDDAGDKLRKQFRKEFPEALHLFVDKMYREVAASPTAHIASVLLAANIDVHSKYL, from the coding sequence ATGATGAAACATGAGAATGTAGAAAAGGTCATCATTGTAGAAGGTAAATCAGACAAACAAAAACTAAAAGAAGTCATAAGTGAGCCTGTTACCATTATTTGCACCAATGGCACCATCAGTACATCGAAGCTGGATCAGCTAGTGGACGATCTATTAGGGAAAGACGTTTACATATTAGCAGACAGTGACGATGCTGGCGATAAACTGCGGAAGCAATTCCGAAAAGAGTTCCCTGAAGCACTTCATCTTTTTGTAGACAAAATGTACCGCGAAGTTGCCGCTTCACCAACAGCCCATATTGCATCTGTCTTATTAGCTGCAAACATTGATGTTCATTCGAAATATTTGTGA